ACTGCTTCTGGATGTTGATGAGATTGGGAATGTCGATGGTCTTCGCGATCTTCGCGAAGGTCTTCCGCACGCGGAAGTTGTTCTGGATCTGCGTCGGCATTCAAACTCCGGGGCGAGCAAGCTCGGGCGGGACGAGCTTGGATAACGCGCAGCGGCAGCGGGAAATTTAGAGATACGGAAAGGGCAAAGCCGGCGCACCCTTTCCGGGCACGCCGGCCTGCTCAACCGGTCAGGAGGCGACGGGAATTTCCCGAAACCCGTCGCCGGCCCGAGACGAAACTACTTGATCTCGACGGTGGCACCAGCGGCGACGAGCTGGTCCTTGATCTTCTTGGCGTCGTCCTTGTTGACGCCCTCCTTGACGGTCTTGGGAGCGCCCTCGACCAGGTCCTTGGCCTCCTTCAGGCCCAGGCCGGTGATGGCGCGGATCTCCTTGATGACGTTGATCTTGTTCGCGCCGGCGTTGGCCAGCACGACGTTGAACTCCGTCTTCTCCTCGGCGGGAGCGGCGGCGGCGGCGCCAGCGGCCGGGCCAGCGGCGACGGCGACGGCGGCGGCGGAAACGCCCCACTTCTCCTCGAGCTTCTTGACGAGCTCGGCGGCCTCCATGACCGTCAGGGAGGAGAGCTGGTCGATGATCGTGTTCAGGTCAGCCATGTGAATGTCCTTCTTTCAACTTGTAACGGCCCCTCTTCCTTCCGGAACGAGCGGGACCAGAGGTGTGCGGTGGGTTGGCTACTGGAATCGGTTACTTGGGCTGCTGCTTGTCCACGTTCGCCTGGAGCACGCGGGCCAGCTGGGAACCGGGGGCCGCGATGGTGCGAACGAGCTTGCCGGCCGGCTGGTTGAGCATGCCGAGCAGCTGGGCGCGGAGCTCGGGCAGACCGGGCATCTTCGCCAGGGCCTTGACACCCTCGGCGTTGACGCGGCGGCCCTGCACGGACGCGCTGCGGACCTTGATGGTCTCGAGATCCTTGATGAAGTCCGTGAGGATCTTCGCCGGGGCCACGACGTCGTCGTAGCTGATGGCGATGGCCACGGGACCCACGAAGTCCTCGGCGATGACCTCCACCGGGGTACCCTTCGCGGCGCGCTTGGCCAGCGTGTTCTTCAGGACCTTGTAGTCCACCTTGCCGTCGCGGAACTTCTTGCGCAGCTTGGTGACCGTCTCCACGTTCAGCTTGGAAAACTCAGCGACGATCGCGGTCTGAGCCCGCGAAAACTTCTCGTTGAGTTCCTTGATGAGTTCTTCCTTCTCGCTCTTGATCACTTGGTTTCACCTCCTCACGACGCCCACCCGAGGGTGGGCTGGATTACCTGGGCCACGCAGGGTGGCAGAGCGAGAGGAGCCTCGAGAGGCACCACACCGCACCTCCAGTCTCGGCAGGGTGGCTCGGGGTGAGCCGTTTGAACCCGGTGGACTGCCCGCGCCTCCGACCGGTTGCCCGGTTGCCAACGGAGAGCACGCGCCCCGCTCCGGATCCCTGCTGTCTGGGACCAGGGATGTCTGAAGCGCGTCGTCTCATCGACGTGGCGCTTCAATTGCAAAAGCCGGGGCGCTATACCCGCGGCTTCGCAAAACGTCCAGCAAATTGTGATGGGGGTGGTCGCGGACCAACGGGGCGGGCTTCGTGAACCGATGCCACGCCCCCTCGTCAGGACTCCGCAACCACCCTGCCCTACTTTTGACTACCGGTGACGGGCGAGGATCTCGGTGGTGTCGATCTTGATGCCCGGGCTCATGGTGGCGGAGATGGCCACGCCCTTGAGGTAGACACCCTTGGCGGTGGCCGGCTTGAGCTTCATGACCAGGTCCACCAGGGTGTTGAAGTTCTCCTGGAGCTTCTCCGCGGGGAACGAGGCCTTGCCGAGCTTGGCGTGGATGATGCCGGCCTTCTCGGCGCGGAACTCCACCTTACCGCCCTTGGCATCGCGCACGGCCTTGGCCACGTCCATGGTCACCGTGCCCACCTTGGGGTTGGGCATGAGGCCGCGAGGACCGAGCACCTTACCGAGCCGGCCGACCACGCCCATCATGTCCGGGGTGGCGATGACGGTGTCGAAGTCGAGGAAGCCGCCCTCGATGCGCTTGGCGAGGTCGTCGCCGCCCACCACGTCGGCCCCGGCGGTCTCCGCGTCGGTGGCCCGCTCGCCCTTGGCGAACACGGCCACGCGCACGGTGGCGCCCGTACCGTGGGGAAGAACCACGGCGCCACGGACCATCTGGTCCGCGTGCTTCGGGTCCACGCCCAGGTTGAGCGCGACCTCGACGGTCTGATCGAACTTGGTGCCGCGGAGAGTGGTGGTCTCCTTCAGGGCCTGGAAGCCCTCGGCGATGTTGTAACGCTTGTTGCGGTCCACCTTCTCGGCGGCGGCGCGGAACTTCTTACCGGACTGAGGCATGGGGAAAATCCTCTTGATTCAAAAGGGTGAAGGTGGAGGGGACTAGACGATCTCGATGCCCATGGAGCGCGCGGTGCCGGCGATGGTGCGCTGGCAGGCCTCCAGGGAACCAGCCGTGGTGTCCTCGAGCTTCTTCTTGGCGATCTCCTCCAGCTGCTTCTGGGTGATCTGCCCCACCTTCTCCTTGCCCGGCTTCTTGGCGCCCGAGCCCTTCTTCTTCTCGGTGTGCAGGCCCGCCGCCTTCTTGATGAGCACGGCCGCCGGAGGCGTCTTCAGGATGAAGGTGAAGGAGCGGTCCTGATACACGGTGATGATGACCGGGATGATCAGACCTTCCTTGGCCTCCGCCTGCGTCTTGGCGTTGAACTGCTTGCAGAACTCCATGATGTTCACGCCCTGCTGACCGAGCGCGGGGCCGATCGGCGGAGCGGGGTTCGCCTTGCCGGCGGGAATCTGCAGCTTGACCTGTCCTGTGACCTTCTTCATCGGCTGACGACTGCCTTTCGAATGGGTGGTTGTCGCGGTCCGCTTGACAGGCGGGCCTCCCACCCTGGGGATCCCCGGCGCGTGAGCGACCGGGGAAGACTGCTAGCCGGTGGTCTTCTCCACCTGCATGAAATCCAGTTCCACGGGCGTGGCGCGACCGAAGATGCTGACCAGCACCTTCACGCGGCCCTTCTCCGCGTTGACCTCTTCCACGGTGCCATTGAAGTTGGCGAAGGGGCCATCGATGACGCGCACGGTGTCGCCATCGGAGAACTGCATCTTGGGCTTGGGCTTGAGCGTCCCCTCGGAGATCTGCGAGGTGAGCCGGGCCACCTCGGCATCCGAGATGGGGGTGGGCTGCTCGTTCTGCGCCGCCCCGGGGAAGCCCGTGATCTTCGGGGTGTTCTTCACCAGGTGCCAGGAGCGATCATTGAGCTCCATCTGCACGAAGATGTAGCCCGGGAAGAACTTGCGCCGCGAGGTCTTCTTCTCGCCCTTCACCATCTCGACGACCTGCTCCATGGGGATCAGGATCTCGCCGAACAGGTCCTGCAGGTTCTCGAGGCGGATGC
This Cystobacter fuscus DSM 2262 DNA region includes the following protein-coding sequences:
- the rplJ gene encoding 50S ribosomal protein L10, with the translated sequence MIKSEKEELIKELNEKFSRAQTAIVAEFSKLNVETVTKLRKKFRDGKVDYKVLKNTLAKRAAKGTPVEVIAEDFVGPVAIAISYDDVVAPAKILTDFIKDLETIKVRSASVQGRRVNAEGVKALAKMPGLPELRAQLLGMLNQPAGKLVRTIAAPGSQLARVLQANVDKQQPK
- the rplK gene encoding 50S ribosomal protein L11 — translated: MKKVTGQVKLQIPAGKANPAPPIGPALGQQGVNIMEFCKQFNAKTQAEAKEGLIIPVIITVYQDRSFTFILKTPPAAVLIKKAAGLHTEKKKGSGAKKPGKEKVGQITQKQLEEIAKKKLEDTTAGSLEACQRTIAGTARSMGIEIV
- the nusG gene encoding transcription termination/antitermination protein NusG, which codes for MAMKWYVVHTYSNFENQAKKSLEERIRLENLQDLFGEILIPMEQVVEMVKGEKKTSRRKFFPGYIFVQMELNDRSWHLVKNTPKITGFPGAAQNEQPTPISDAEVARLTSQISEGTLKPKPKMQFSDGDTVRVIDGPFANFNGTVEEVNAEKGRVKVLVSIFGRATPVELDFMQVEKTTG
- the rplA gene encoding 50S ribosomal protein L1, which translates into the protein MPQSGKKFRAAAEKVDRNKRYNIAEGFQALKETTTLRGTKFDQTVEVALNLGVDPKHADQMVRGAVVLPHGTGATVRVAVFAKGERATDAETAGADVVGGDDLAKRIEGGFLDFDTVIATPDMMGVVGRLGKVLGPRGLMPNPKVGTVTMDVAKAVRDAKGGKVEFRAEKAGIIHAKLGKASFPAEKLQENFNTLVDLVMKLKPATAKGVYLKGVAISATMSPGIKIDTTEILARHR
- the rplL gene encoding 50S ribosomal protein L7/L12, yielding MADLNTIIDQLSSLTVMEAAELVKKLEEKWGVSAAAVAVAAGPAAGAAAAAPAEEKTEFNVVLANAGANKINVIKEIRAITGLGLKEAKDLVEGAPKTVKEGVNKDDAKKIKDQLVAAGATVEIK